GGTGGCTCGGACTGGGCGCGGTCCTGACGGCCGGCGTGGCCGCGGGCATCGTGCTGAAGCACCCGTTCCGGATCGACGAGGCGAGCGACCTGGGCATCGCGTACGCCGTCCTCGGCGGCTGGCTCGCCGTCCAGCTCGTGCTCGGGATGCTCGTCGTCGCGGACGCGGTCCGGCTGACCCGCCGCCGCGAGCTCGACGCGTTGCAGCGCGCGGCCGATGGCGTGAAGCTCGCCGCGATCCCGTTCTTCCTGATGAACTTCGTCGCGCTGGCCGGCGCGGTCGTGATCCAGGGTGCCGGCGATCGCGACCGGCTCGGTCTCGACGGGTTCCTGGTGGCGCTGCTGTTCGTCGTACTGACGTATCTCGCGTTGCTGCCGACGTCGGCGTACGGCGTGGGCTGCTTGGTGGTGATGCGCAAGGACGAGCAGGTCGGGCCGGTGTTCTTCGGCATCAATGCGACGCTGCATTTTCTGTTCGTCGTCGACGTGCTCAGCTCGATCGTCGTGGTCGAGGTGGCCAGGCGACTGCTCGGGATCGCTCGCGCGCCGGGCGCTTGGTCGCGGAACCTGATGACCGGTGTGCTGGTCGCCGGTTCATCGCTGGCCACCGTCTGGCTGCTGCTCGTCGCGATCTTCTACGGACTCGATTTCCGTCCCGACTTCATCGCCGAGGGCATCTTCTGGCTGGTGCTCGTCCCACCGGCGGAGTTCGTACTCCTGGTGGTGGTACCGGTCGTGCCGTTGGTGACGTTCCGGACCGCTGTGCGGCTGTTCCTCAGTGGCGATCTCGACACATTGCGACGGACGGCCCGGACGGTCAAGCTCGTGCTGATCCCGCTCTTCCTGCAGAACTTCGTGATCTGCACGGTCATCGTGCTCGGCCTGACGTTGCTGCCGGTGGTCGTCACCCGCGGCCTCATTCTCTTCGCCGGCCCGGCCGGGCTCGCGTTCGTCGGCGTCTTCACGGCGACGGGTCTGGTCCCCACGGTGATCGGCACCTACCTGATGCTGCTGCCCACCTCGATCTACGGCGTGACGTGCTTGGCGCTGATGATGCGGCTGCGCGCGGTCAGCCCGCGGTACGGCGTGGTGAACACGCTGCTGCATCTCGTCTTCGTCGCCGACATCGTGAGTGCGCTGGCCGTGTTCAGTGGTGGACGACGTCAGGCCGCCGTGGCTGCTCGCTAGCAACGGCGGCCCGCAGTAGGTCGTACACGGCCTGCGTCAGAGGACGCGCGTGCCGCCGTCGAGCTCGAGGTCGACCGCGTTGACCGCGCCGTTGCGGAGCAGGAAGTCGACGGCGTCGACGACCTCGTCCACCGTCACCGTGCGGCCGATCGGCGTGCGGTTGACGACGTGGGCCAGGTCGGAGTCCGCCCATTTCGGGCTGTCGCCGACGACGCCCGGGTGCAGCACGTTGACGCGCACGGGCGCGAGCTCCACCGCCATCGTCCGCGCCAGCGCGGAGACGCCGCCGTTGGTCGCGGTCACCATCGTCGAGCCCGGGTAGGGACGGTCCTTCGCCAGACCACCGAGCAGTACGACGGACGCGCCGGGGTTGAAGCGGCTCGCCAGCACGCGCACGGTCTCGGCGTACCCGACGAGCTTCACCGTCGCCGCGGTCAGTGCGTCCTCGAGGTCGAACCCGGCGATGGTGTTCGCACTCTGCGCGATCGCGGTCACGACCAGACGATCGACCGCGGTGATCTCAGCGAGCGCCTCCTCGATCGTCGCCGGCTGCGCGAGATCGACCGCCAGCCCACGCGTCGCGCCGCCGACCAGTGCGGCCGCCTCGTCGGCGCCGGCCTTGGTCCGGCTCGTCACCACCACGGAGTCGCCCTGCGCGGCGTACTTCCGAGCCACCGCGAGTCCCAGTCCCCCGCTTCCCCCGACCACCAGCACCTCGGCCACAGCCTGTCCCGCCTTCCAGTCGTCGCCGGCTTGCGCGCCGGACACCGATCACCAGCAACCGCGCCGGCCGCCGATCTGTTCCGCGCTTTCGTCAACGGCAGGTGCCGGCGGTGGGCTGTGGCGGGAAACCTTCGGTAAGCGGTTGCCGAAAGATAGTTGCGGCTGGTTGACTCGGGCCGTGAGGTTCTTCCCTTTCGCCCGGGAGTTGCTGTGGAGCTCAGTCGTCGCCGCCTGCTGTCGTTCGTCCCCGCCGCCGCCCTGCTGACCGCGGTCCATCCCGCGCCGGCCTCGGCCGCCGGCTTGTCCGCCGAAGCTGCCGTAGCCGCCGGGCCTGAACAGTTGCTGGCCAACCTGGCCGGCATCTTCACCGGGACCGCCGAGTCCAACGTGCGCCCGGAGGTCGCCGCCAAGCTCGCCGCGCTCGACCAGACCGCGCGCACCTGGCTCGCGGCGATGGACCGCGCCGGCGCGACCGAGGCCTTCGCCGGGCTGCCGCTCGGGACCAGCGACCCGAACCTCAGCGCGTCGTACCAGCACCTCTACGAGATCGCGCTCGCCTTCCGGCGTCCCGGCCCGGCCTCCGAACTGCAGGGCAACGCCGCGGTGCGGACCAAGGTGCTCGACAAGCTGACCTGGCTGCACGCGAACTACTACGGCGACCAGTCGAAGGGGTACTACGGCAACTGGTTCACCTGGGAGATCGGCATCTCCGGCTTCGCCGGCAAGACCCTCGCGCTGCTCGACGCGCCGCGCGACCTCGTCACGACGTACGTCGCATCGATGGACGCCTACCTGCGCAGCGGCACCAACGGCGACGTGAATCTCGACTCGCGCTTCCACACCGGCGCGAACCTCGCCGACATCACCACCAACCGGATCGTCCAGGGCGCGCTGCTCGCCGACGACGCGCGGATCCGCAAGGCGCTGCAGGACCAGTTCACGGTCTTCGCGACGATCGACCCGTACGACCTGCAGCACGGCGTCACCGACGGGTACTACGCGGACGGCTCGTTCATCCAGCACAGCTCGGTCGCGTACACCGGCTCGTACGGCAAGGGTCTGCTCAGCCGCGTCGTCCAGACCGTCAAGCTGCTCGACGGTACGGCGTACGCGGCAAGCGACGACCTGGTGAAGGTGGTGCAGGGCTGGGTCGAGACCGGGTTCGCGCCGCTGATCTTCGAGGGCTGGATGATGGAGATCGTCAAGGGCCGCGCGGTCTCGCGGCCGGGCACCGGGTACGACGACGTCGCGGTCGTGATCGAGGCGGTCGTCGACCTCGCCGACTACGCGGCCGCCGCGGACGCGGCGCGGCTGCGGTCGTACGTGAAGTTCACCGCGCGGCCGACGCTGAACCCGAACAGCTTCGTCTCTCCCGTCAGTGTCGCGCGGCTGGCCGAGATCGTCGCAGATCCAGCTGTGGTGCCTGCGGATCTGAACCCGGCGGCCTCGTCGGTGGCGTTCAACGCGATGGACAAGACCGTGCACCGGCGGCCCGGCTACGCGTTCGCGCTGGCGCGGAACTCGGAGCGGATCAGCAAGTACGAGTACATGAGTGGTGAGAACCTGCTGCCGTGGTTCCAGGGTGACGGCGCGTACTACCTCTATCTGTCGGGGCAGGACCAGACGCAGGCGTACGGCGTCGACTACTTCACCACCGTGTCGCCGTACGGGCTGGCGGGGGTGACCGCGCCGGTCGAGACGCGCCAGTCGATCCCCGCGCTGTACGGGACGGCGTACTACGACAACCCGACGCACCCGCTGAACTTCACCCCGTCGTCGGAGTCGCAGAACACCTACGTGTACTTCCCGACCGGCACGAACCGGCACTCCGGTGGCGCGACCTTGGACGCGGTCGGGGCGGTCGGGTGGGTGCAGTCCGACGACTACGCCTACGCGCAGCGGGCCGAACTGCCCGACGATTTCGTTGTCTACCGCAACGCTTCGGCGACCAAGTCGTGGTTCCTGCTCGACGACCAGATCGTCGTCCTGGCCGCGGGCGCCGGCGACGCCCGGCGCGCGGCGACGACGACCGTCGATGCCCGTCCGTCGGTGGCTCTGCCTGCTGTCGAAGGCGTCCTCCGCAACGGCCGCCGCTGGTCGGGCGCGGGCGTCGCGGATCTCCGCTGGCTCCACTACTCCAACGGCGCCCAGTCGGTCGGCTACTACTTCCACGCTGGTTCCCGGGCCCGCGTGGGTCTGGATCAGGTCACCCGCAGCCGCCGCGTCATCCGTACGTCGAACCCGGACACCGCGGTCACCCGCAACGTCTTCTCCCTGACCCTCGACCACGCTGCCGGCGCGCTCACCTCCCACGCGTACTCGCTGCTCCCCAACGCGAGCCGCACTCAGCTGGCCACCCACCGCCCGCCGCGCATCCTCACCAACACCACCCGAGGCCAGGCCATCCAGTCCGCCAACCTCACGGCCGCCAACACCTTCACCTCCGGCCCCCACTTCCTCCCCGGCCTGATCATCGACGGCCCCGCCTCCACGATCACCCGCACCACCGGCCGTCACCTCACGGTGGCTGTCTCCGACCCCACCTTCGCCCGCGCGACGATCACGCTGACGATCCCGGCCCGCTGGCTCACCCTCACGGCCCCCAACCCCGCCGTCCGCCTCACCCACACCCTCCTCGGCACCCGCGTGACCTTCACCACCCACCACCAACACGGCGCAACCATCACCGCCAAGCTGCGTTAGAGGCAGGATCCCGACGTCCACCACTGATCAACCTGCCGCCAACCGCCGACTTCACCCCCCGCACACGCCTGAGCAGAACCGACCGAGCGAGGTTGATCAGTGCTGGGCGTCGGCTGGGTCAGCTGCCGCCGGCTCCGACGAGTTGGCCGTCGAGGGAGAGGATTTGGAGTTTTCCCTGGCCCTTCGGGGGGATGACGACGGCCAGTTGGTGGAGGTAGTCCTGGTGGAGGGTTTGGGTGTACTTCACGTAGCTGCTGAAGGCGGTGGGAGGGCCGCTGGTCCAGTACGCGTTGGAGCCGGGCTCGACGCGTTGGAGGTACTGCTCGGTGAGGGCGAGGAAGACCAGCGCCCGGCCGTCCGCGGTGATGAAGGTGAGAGGGTCGCCGGAGGGGCGGAAGGTGTCGGTGGCCGTGGCGATGTAGGGCTTCTTGGCGTCGGTGACCTTGTCCTTGGCGCGCTGGTTGAGCAGCGTGACGGTCCCGGGCGACGGCGTGAAGAGGCTTGCCTTGGGTGAGTTCGGTCCGCCCGTGAGGTACTCCGCGAGGTTGGCGGCCGCGGACTGCGGGAGGCTGGCGAGCTTGCTCATGTCGGTCTTGGTCGGGGCGCGGAGGCCCTCGAGCGGCGGGAGTTTGACGGTCGTGCTCGGATAGACCGAGTACTTGAGCACCCACGGGTCGCCCGCGGTCGTGCGCTCCCAGACGCCGAGCTGCTTGTTGTCGGGGCTGGTCGAGACGCCCGACGCGACGACGAAGCGCATCGGGTACGCCCCGTACTGCGGCGCGCCGACCACCGGCTCGGTGTACGTGAACGGCTTGACCTTGTCCTTGCCGGTCTCGTCGGTCTTCCGGCCGATCTGGTACCCGGCGCGGGTCATCGCGAGCGTCGGGTCGGTCTCGATCGCCTCGGCCAGCTTGGGGTTGCGGGCCTGGTTGGCCTGGTTGTTCAGGTCGTTGTACTTCTCGACGACGGCCAGCCCGCCCGCCACCGTCACAGCCGCCCGGGTGAACGGGCCGCTGCTGGTGTTCTCCTGCGGTACGGCGACGCAACCGGTTGCCGTCAGCAACAGCATGCCGCCGGTGAGGGCGGAGACCACGCGCTTCGCCTTGGGCGGCGAGTACGCCGGGGCCTGGTACTGCGGCGGGATGCCCGGCACGGGGGCCGGGCGGGGGGCGGGCTCGTCGGCCGGCTCGGGCCGGGGCGCGGATGCGCCCGTGCCCGTGCCCGGGCGAGACGAACCCGCCGAGGTGGGCGCCGAACCCGCTGGGGTGGGGGCCGACCCCGCTGAGGCGGGGGTCGAGCCGGACGAGGCGGCGCCTGAGCCGGACGACGCGGGGCCTGAACCGGACGACGCGGGGCCTGAACCGGACGAGGCCGGGCCTGAACCCATCGAGATGGGGGCCGAGCCCGCCGACGAGGGAGCTGGGGTCGAGGCGGGGGCCGGACCCGAGGTCGGCGCGGGAGTCGGGGCTGGGGCAGGCGCGGACGGGCGCACCGGAGCGGGCGCCGGGTCCTGCGCGGGGAAAGGCGAGCGCACCGGCACCGGGTCTTGCGCGGGCACAGCCGGGCGCACAGGCGCGGGCACGGGCGGGCGCACAGGCGCCGGATCCTGCGCGGGGACGGGCGGGTGCGCCGCGGCGGTCGGGCGGCTCGGCACTGTCGGCACGACGTACGGCATCGTCTCCTGCCGCGTCACCGGCGCACTCGGCTCCTCCGGTCGCCGGCGACGCGGCATCACCAGCCAGATCCCCAGGAACAGCAGAATCAGCCCGGCCCCGAGCACCACCAGGCAGATCCCGAACAGGCCCTTGAGCTCGGCGCCGAACGTCACCGTGGCATCGACTCCCGGCGTACCGTCCGCGTTCATCACCACCACGTCGTACGCGCCGTCCAGCGTCTCCCACTCGGCGGACTGCTTCCCCGCGCCGCCCGCGTCCGCGACCCACCAGTCCAGCCCGGTCGGCGGGTTCAGCCGCTCGGAGCCGCCCTTCATCTCCTGCGTCGCGATGTCCGACGGCAGGTCGAAGCGGACGATCCGCGTGTACGACGCCTCGCCGAGGTAGCTGCTGACATCCAGGTCGTGGGCGACCCCGACGAACACCGGCCGCGCGCTCGACGCCGTCACGTGCAGCGTGAAGCCGTGCCGGGCGAGCAGGTCGGGGGCGGTGGCGACGGCGAGGCCGCGACTGGTCAGCCGCTGCTCACCGGTCTCGACGGTGCTGTCCGGGCCGACCAGCCAGAACGCGGAGGCGGCCCCGGCAAGCGTGGCGACCACCCCCACGAGCGCGAGTGGCAGACCGAGGGTGATGCGGGCGAAACGCATGTATGGGGCTCCCGTTGACGACTTGTCAGGTCCAGGGCGGAGGACCGACCGGCACAGACCCTAACCACAGGCAGAGGTCGGCCGTCGTTCACGAATAACTGATCGGGCAGCGATCTGTTACTGTCTTCGAGTTAGTGAATGGCCATTTATAAACTGCCGAGGGGGTACGCCGTGGCTCGCCCACGCCTGATCGACGACGACGCGATCCTGGACGCGACGCGCGTCGTACTGGCCGAACTGGGCCCGGTGAAGCTGACCCTGGCGGCCGTCGGCGCGCGGGTCGGGCTGGCCGCGCCGACGCTCATCCAGCGGTTCGGCTCCAAGCGCGGGCTGCTGCTCGCGTCCGCGGCCCGGTCCCCGCTGATGGTGATCCGCGCGGCCGCGGAGGCCGAGGCGCGCAACACCTCGCCGATGGCCGCGCTGCGCGACTTCGCGCTGTCGAGCGTCGCCCACATCGAGCGGCGTGAGCAGCTCGGCAACGGACTGGGGTTCGTGCAGCTGGACGTCGCCGATCCCGAGTTCCGCGAGCACGCGCTGGCGCACTCGGCCGCGATCGTCGACACCACCGCGCGGCTCCTCGGTGCCGCCCGGACGGCCGGCGAGCTGAAGCCTTCCGCCGATGTCGACGCGCTCGCCCGCCTGACCCTGGTCTGTTTCAACGGCGCCCTGCAGGTCTGGGCCGTGAACGGCTGGGGCTCGCTGACCGACTTCCTGCGCGACCAGCTCGACCTGCTGCTCGCGCCGTACCTGATCGAGGAGTGACATGTTTCTGCGCGTAGCCGTCTTCTACGTCGCCACGCTGCTGTTCTCAGGCCTACTGATCGCTCTACAGGGCGGTATCGGACCGGATCCGGACCTGCTGGAGCTGGTGCAGTTCGCGCCGGCACTCGGCGTCGGGCTGATGTTCGTGCTGTTCCGCCGTACGACGCGTGTGGAGGCTCGCTTCACGCCGGTCGAGGTGGTCGCCCGCAAGTCCGCGCTGGTCGCCGGGATCGTGGTCGCCGCGATGGCCGTGTCGGTCGTCGTCCATGTGGTCGCCGGGCAGCCGCTGCACTTCGACGAACAGAAGTACCCGCTGTGGGCGCTGACCTTCACGATGCTGATCGGCTCGGCCGGCGAGGAACTCGGCTGGCGCGCCTACCTCCAGCCGTACTTGCAGACCCGGTACGGCGTACTGCGCTCGTCGCTCACCGTCGGCGTCCTGTGGGGCGTGTGGCACGTCGGCGGGTTCGCGAACGGGCCGGTCTTCATGGGCGCGTTCCTGGTGATGACGATCTCCCTGTCGGTCGTCCTGGGCGCCGTGCTCCAGTCCGCACGCGGCACAAATCTCGCCGTCGCGACCGTCGCTCACACGGCGGTCAACCTGTCGATGTTCGCACTGTTCGACGAGGAGTCGGGCCACGCGTTCCCGATGGTGGCGATGGCCGGCGCGTGGCTGGTTGCCGCCGTCGTCACGCATCGGCTCTTGCGGCCGACAGTGGTTGCCCCGGTGTTGGTGACACGCTGAGCCCATGCCTGTACGCCGCCTGACACCGTCCGACTGGACCGACCTGTGGCCGCTGCTCCAGGGCTTCGGGACCAAGCTGCCCGAGGACGAGGCGCGGGACGTGTACGGCGAGCTGCTCGTGGACCCGCGCTGGGCGATCTTCGGCGCCTTGTTCGAGGACCGACT
The Kribbella italica DNA segment above includes these coding regions:
- a CDS encoding SDR family oxidoreductase, with the protein product MSGAQAGDDWKAGQAVAEVLVVGGSGGLGLAVARKYAAQGDSVVVTSRTKAGADEAAALVGGATRGLAVDLAQPATIEEALAEITAVDRLVVTAIAQSANTIAGFDLEDALTAATVKLVGYAETVRVLASRFNPGASVVLLGGLAKDRPYPGSTMVTATNGGVSALARTMAVELAPVRVNVLHPGVVGDSPKWADSDLAHVVNRTPIGRTVTVDEVVDAVDFLLRNGAVNAVDLELDGGTRVL
- a CDS encoding CPBP family intramembrane glutamic endopeptidase encodes the protein MFLRVAVFYVATLLFSGLLIALQGGIGPDPDLLELVQFAPALGVGLMFVLFRRTTRVEARFTPVEVVARKSALVAGIVVAAMAVSVVVHVVAGQPLHFDEQKYPLWALTFTMLIGSAGEELGWRAYLQPYLQTRYGVLRSSLTVGVLWGVWHVGGFANGPVFMGAFLVMTISLSVVLGAVLQSARGTNLAVATVAHTAVNLSMFALFDEESGHAFPMVAMAGAWLVAAVVTHRLLRPTVVAPVLVTR
- a CDS encoding DUF6652 family protein, with product MTPMMAKVFGGWLGLGAVLTAGVAAGIVLKHPFRIDEASDLGIAYAVLGGWLAVQLVLGMLVVADAVRLTRRRELDALQRAADGVKLAAIPFFLMNFVALAGAVVIQGAGDRDRLGLDGFLVALLFVVLTYLALLPTSAYGVGCLVVMRKDEQVGPVFFGINATLHFLFVVDVLSSIVVVEVARRLLGIARAPGAWSRNLMTGVLVAGSSLATVWLLLVAIFYGLDFRPDFIAEGIFWLVLVPPAEFVLLVVVPVVPLVTFRTAVRLFLSGDLDTLRRTARTVKLVLIPLFLQNFVICTVIVLGLTLLPVVVTRGLILFAGPAGLAFVGVFTATGLVPTVIGTYLMLLPTSIYGVTCLALMMRLRAVSPRYGVVNTLLHLVFVADIVSALAVFSGGRRQAAVAAR
- a CDS encoding TetR family transcriptional regulator; translation: MARPRLIDDDAILDATRVVLAELGPVKLTLAAVGARVGLAAPTLIQRFGSKRGLLLASAARSPLMVIRAAAEAEARNTSPMAALRDFALSSVAHIERREQLGNGLGFVQLDVADPEFREHALAHSAAIVDTTARLLGAARTAGELKPSADVDALARLTLVCFNGALQVWAVNGWGSLTDFLRDQLDLLLAPYLIEE
- a CDS encoding polysaccharide lyase family 8 super-sandwich domain-containing protein yields the protein MELSRRRLLSFVPAAALLTAVHPAPASAAGLSAEAAVAAGPEQLLANLAGIFTGTAESNVRPEVAAKLAALDQTARTWLAAMDRAGATEAFAGLPLGTSDPNLSASYQHLYEIALAFRRPGPASELQGNAAVRTKVLDKLTWLHANYYGDQSKGYYGNWFTWEIGISGFAGKTLALLDAPRDLVTTYVASMDAYLRSGTNGDVNLDSRFHTGANLADITTNRIVQGALLADDARIRKALQDQFTVFATIDPYDLQHGVTDGYYADGSFIQHSSVAYTGSYGKGLLSRVVQTVKLLDGTAYAASDDLVKVVQGWVETGFAPLIFEGWMMEIVKGRAVSRPGTGYDDVAVVIEAVVDLADYAAAADAARLRSYVKFTARPTLNPNSFVSPVSVARLAEIVADPAVVPADLNPAASSVAFNAMDKTVHRRPGYAFALARNSERISKYEYMSGENLLPWFQGDGAYYLYLSGQDQTQAYGVDYFTTVSPYGLAGVTAPVETRQSIPALYGTAYYDNPTHPLNFTPSSESQNTYVYFPTGTNRHSGGATLDAVGAVGWVQSDDYAYAQRAELPDDFVVYRNASATKSWFLLDDQIVVLAAGAGDARRAATTTVDARPSVALPAVEGVLRNGRRWSGAGVADLRWLHYSNGAQSVGYYFHAGSRARVGLDQVTRSRRVIRTSNPDTAVTRNVFSLTLDHAAGALTSHAYSLLPNASRTQLATHRPPRILTNTTRGQAIQSANLTAANTFTSGPHFLPGLIIDGPASTITRTTGRHLTVAVSDPTFARATITLTIPARWLTLTAPNPAVRLTHTLLGTRVTFTTHHQHGATITAKLR